The following are encoded together in the Macadamia integrifolia cultivar HAES 741 chromosome 10, SCU_Mint_v3, whole genome shotgun sequence genome:
- the LOC122091196 gene encoding flavin-containing monooxygenase FMO GS-OX-like 9 — MVSMGSNSKHVCVIGAGPSGLVAARELRKEGHSVVVLEQNHDIGGQWLYEPKIENQDPLGRGSTLEVHGSVYASLRLASPREIMGYTDFPFLAKKGSDMRRFPGHREVFMYLKDFCDWFGLREMIKFNTRVQYVGMVDSSMFGKDIKWFVRSKDKKSEKVMEEEFDAVVVATGHYSQPRLPTIKGMDTWKRKQMHSHIYRVPEPFRNEVVVVVGSSMSGQDISIELVDIATEIHLSAKSLEISQGLAKVISKYDNLHLHPQIDSLWEDGRVQFVDGSWVIADSIIYCTGYSYSFPFLDTKGIVVVDDDRVGPLYEHTFPPSLAPSLSFVGIPRKIIGFPFFESQAKWIAQLLSGKRTLPSWDDMMQSIKEFYHSRDVKGIPKHNTHDIADFEYCDKYGEYCGFPHLEDWRKQLCISAIRNADANLETYRDFWDDHQLLDVAHQSPHFTQFGPDAFGQ, encoded by the exons ATGGTCTCCATGGGAAGCAACTCTAAGCATGTCTGCGTGATCGGCGCAGGCCCTTCAGGGCTAGTTGCAGCAAGGGAGCTTAGGAAAGAAGGGCACTCTGTAGTTGTCCTGGAGCAAAACCATGACATTGGAGGACAATGGCTATATGAacccaaaatagaaaatcaagACCCTTTGGGTCGAGGGTCTACCTTGGAAGTTCATGGAAGTGTGTATGCTTCCCTTAGGCTGGCTTCCCCTAGGGAGATCATGGGCTATactgattttccttttttggctaagaagGGTAGTGATATGAGAAGGTTTCCTGGTCATAGGGAGGTGTTCATGTACCTTAAGGACTTCTGTGACTGGTTTGGATTGAGGGAGATGATCAAGTTTAACACCAGGGTTCAGTATGTGGGCATGGTAGATTCTTCCATGTTTGGAAAAGATATAAAATGGTTTGTAAGAAGCAAAGACAAGAAGTCTGAGAAGGTAATGGAAGAAGAGTTTGATGCAGTGGTGGTTGCTACTGGTCATTATTCTCAGCCTCGGTTGCCCACTATTAAAG GAATGGATACATGGAAACGAAAGCAAATGCACAGCCACATTTACAGGGTTCCGGAGCCATTTCgtaatgag GTTGTGGTGGTGGTTGGAAGTTCAATGAGTGGACAAGATATATCAATAGAACTTGTGGACATAGCAACAGAAATTCATCTTAGCGCGAAGTCCCTAGAAATTTCGCAGGGCCTAGCCAAAGTCATATCCAAATATGACAACTTGCATCTCCATCCACAG ATAGACTCGCTTTGGGAGGACGGAAGAGTTCAATTTGTTGATGGCTCTTGGGTAATTGCAGACTCCATCATTTACTGTACTGG GTACTCAtattcttttccatttcttgacACCAAAGGAATAGTAGTAGTGGATGATGACAGAGTGGGACCATTATATGAGCATACATTCCCACCATCACTTGctccctctctctcatttgTGGGCATACCCAGAAAG ATTATAGGCTTCCCTTTCTTTGAATCACAAGCAAAATGGATAGCTCAACTCCTGTCTGGGAAAAGAACATTGCCATCTTGGGATGATATGATGCAGTCCATTAAGGAATTTTATCACTCAAGGGATGTTAAGGGCATACCAAAGCACAATACACATGATATTGCTGATTTTGAG TACTGTGATAAGTATGGAGAGTACTGTGGATTCCCACATTTGGAAGATTGGAGGAAACAACTCTGTATATCAGCTATAAGAAATGCCGATGCCAACTTGGAAACATATCGCGATTTTTGGGATGATCATCAACTCCTTGATGTTGCTCATCAGAGCCCTCATTTCACCCAATTTGGCCCTGATGCCTTTGGACAGTGA